The Panicum hallii strain FIL2 chromosome 9, PHallii_v3.1, whole genome shotgun sequence genome has a window encoding:
- the LOC112878323 gene encoding NADH-ubiquinone oxidoreductase subunit 8 translates to MAALLARQAAQALRAKQTAQLGPAATAMQGHLRTYMNAGTPKRFKEDEEKEQLAKEIAKDWNAVFERSINTLFLTEMVRGLSLTLKYFFERKVTINYPFEKGPLSPRFRGEHALRRYESGEERCIACKLCEAICPAQAITIEAEEREDGSRRTTRYDIDMTKCIYCGFCQEACPVDAIVEGPNFEFATETHEELLYDKEKLLENGDRWETEIAENLRSESLYR, encoded by the exons ATGGCTGCACTCCTAGCCCGGCAGGCAGCGCAGGCACTCCGCGCGAAGCAGACG GCGCAGCTCGGCCCGGCAGCGACGGCGATGCAGGGGCACCTCCGGACCTACATGAACGCTGGGACGCCCAAGAGGTTCAAAG AGGATGAGGAGAAAGAACAGCTTGCGAAGGAGATCGCAAAAGATTGGAATGCTG TGTTTGAAAGGAGCATCAATACATTGTTTCTGACTGAAATGGTCCGTGGTTTGAGTCTGACGCTGAAGTACTTCTTCGAGAGGAAAGTTACT ATTAACTATCCCTTTGAGAAGGGTCCTCTGAGTCCCCGCTTCCGAGGAGAGCACGCTCTTAGACGTTATGAATCTGGGGAAGAGCGATGCATTGCTTGTAAACTATGTGAGGCT ATATGCCCAGCTCAGGCAATTACAATTGAGGCTGAAGAACGTGAAGATGGCAGTCGCCGAACCACAAG GTATGATATTGACATGACCAAATGCATTTACTGTGGTTTCTGCCAAGAGGCTTGCCCAGTTGATGCTATTGTTGAGGGGCCTAACTTTGAGTTTGCTACTGAGACCCACGAG GAACTGCTGTACGACAAGGAGAAACTGCTTGAGAATGGCGACCGCTGGGAGACCGAGATTGCTGAGAACTTGAGATCTGAGAGCCTCTATCGCTGA
- the LOC112875482 gene encoding leucine-rich repeat receptor-like serine/threonine-protein kinase BAM1, whose protein sequence is MRLLPLLLLLALAAGAAGGGTDADALLAAKAALSDPTGALASWNATSSPDSCAWAGVTCSDAGVVVGLDVSGLNLSGALPPALSRLRGLQRLSVAANAFCGPIPPSLARLQQLLHLNLSNNAFNGSFPPALARLRGLRVLDLYNNNLTSATLPLEVTQMPMLRHLHLGGNFFSGEIPPEYGRWPRLQYLAVSGNELSGRIPPELGNLTSLRELYIGYYNSYTGGLPPELGNLTELVRLDAANCGLSGEIPPDLGRLQNLDTLFLQVNGLTGSIPSELGYLKSLSSLDLSNNALTGEIPASFSELKNLTLLNLFRNKLRGDIPDFVGDLPSLEVLQLWENNFTGGVPRRLGRNGRLQLLDLSSNKLTGTLPPELCAGGNLQTLIALGNFLFGAIPDSLGLCKSLSRVRLGENYLNGSIPKGLFELPKLTQVELQDNLLTGNFPAVIGVAAPNLGEISLSNNQLTGALPASLGNFSGVQKLLLDRNSFSGDVPPEIGRLQQLSKADLSSNKFEGGVPPEIGKCRLLTYLDMSQNNLSGKVPPAISGMRILNYLNLSRNHLDGEIPPSIATMQSLTAVDFSYNNLSGLVPGTGQFSYFNATSFVGNPGLCGPYLGPCRPGIAGADHTPHGHGGLTNIVKLLIVLGLLVCSIAFAAAAILKARSLKKASEARVWKLTAFQRLDFTSDDVLDCLKEENIIGKGGAGIVYKGAMPNGELVAVKRLPAMVRGSSHDHGFSAEIQTLGRIRHRHIVRLLGFCSNNETNLLVYEYMPNGSLGEMLHGKKGGHLHWDTRYNIAIEAAKGLCYLHHDCSPLILHRDVKSNNILLDSNFEAHVADFGLAKFLQDSGASECMSAIAGSYGYIAPEYAYTLKVDEKSDVYSFGVVLLELVTGRKPVGEFGDGVDIVQWAKMMTDSSKEQVMKILDPRLSTVPLHEVMHVFYVALLCTEEQSVQRPTMREVVQILSELPKPSTKQGEEVPNASDGPASSPLHPAPPGSNEAPTGEARDHQQQQTSTPSSPPPDLISI, encoded by the exons ATGCGGCTCCtcccgctgctgctgctcctggcCCTCGCcgcgggcgcggccggcggcggcacggaCGCGGACGCGCTGCTCGCGGCGAAGGCGGCGCTCTCGGACCCCACCGGCGCGCTCGCATCCTGGAACGCCACCTCCTCCCCCGACTCCTGCGCGTGGGCGGGGGTCACCTGCAGCGATGCCGGCGTCGTGGTCGGGCTCGACGTCTCCGGGCTCAACCTCTCCGGCGCGCTCCCGCCGGCGCTGTCGCGGCTCCGCGGTCTGCAGCGCCTCTCCGTCGCTGCCAACGCCTTCTGCGGGCCCATCCCGCCGTCGCTCGCGCGCCTGCAGCAGCTCCTCCACCTCAACCTCTCCAACAACGCCTTCAACGGCTCCTTCCCGCCGGCGCTCGCGCGCCTCCGGGGCCTCCGCGTCCTCGACCTCTACAACAACAACCTCACCAGCGCCACGCTGCCGCTCGAGGTCACGCAGATGCCCATGCTCCGCCACCTGCACCTCGGCGGCAACTTCTTCTCCGGGGAGATCCCGCCCGAGTACGGCCGGTGGCCGCGCCTCCAGTACCTCGCCGTCTCCGGGAACGAACTCTCCGGCAGGATACCGCCGGAGCTCGGGAACCTCACCAGCCTCAGGGAGCTCTACATTGGATACTACAACAGTTACACCGGCGGGCTCCCGCCGGAGCTGGGGAACCTGACCGAGCTCGTCCGCCTCGACGCCGCCAACTGCGGGCTCTCCGGCGAAATCCCACCGGACCTCGGGAGGCTGCAGAATCTGGACACCTTGTTCTTGCAGGTGAACGGCCTCACCGGCAGCATACCGTCGGAGCTCGGCTACCTCAAGAGCCTCAGTTCTCTGGACTTGTCCAACAATGCGCTCACCGGCGAGATACCGGCGAGCTTCTCCGAGCTCAAGAACCTGACCCTGCTCAACCTGTTCCGGAACAAGCTGCGCGGCGACATCCCCGACTTCGTCGGCGACCTGCCCAGCCTCGAGGTGCTGCAGCTGTGGGAGAACAACTTCACCGGCGGTGTGCCACGACGCCTCGGCCGCAACGGCCGCCTCCAGCTGCTCGACCTCTCGTCCAACAAGCTCACCGGCACGCTTCCGCCGGAGCTCTGCGCGGGCGGCAATCTGCAGACGCTCATCGCGCTGGGCAACTTCTTATTTGGCGCCATCCCTGACTCACTTGGCCTGTGCAAGTCCTTGAGCCGCGTCCGTCTCGGGGAGAACTACCTGAATGGCTCAATTCCGAAGGGGCTCTTCGAATTGCCGAAGCTGACGCAAGTTGAGCTACAAGATAACCTCCTCACTGGTAATTTCCCGGCTGTGATCGGTGTTGCAGCGCCTAATCTTGGCGAGATCAGCCTGTCCAACAACCAGCTTACCGGCGCACTGCCAGCATCTCTTGGGAACTTCTCTGGTGTTCAGAAGCTGCTTCTTGATAGGAATTCTTTCTCTGGTGATGTACCTCCGGAGATTGGGCGGCTGCAGCAGCTCTCCAAGGCTGACCTTAGCAGCAACAAGTTTGAGGGAGGTGTGCCACCGGAGATTGGGAAATGCCGGCTTCTCACTTACTTGGACATGAGCCAAAACAACCTATCTGGGAAGGTACCTCCAGCCATCTCTGGAATGAGGATACTGAACTACCTCAACCTGTCCCGTAACCACCTTGATGGAGAGATACCTCCATCCATCGCAACGATGCAGAGCTTGACCGCAGTTGACTTCTCCTATAACAACTTGTCTGGGCTTGTGCCAGGGACTGGGCAGTTCAGTTACTTCAATGCCACATCTTTCGTTGGCAATCCAGGCCTGTGTGGACCATACCTCGGTCCATGCCGCCCTGGCATTGCTGGTGCTGACCACACTCCCCATGGCCATGGTGGGTTGACAAATATCGTCAAGCTCCTCATTGTGCTTGGCTTGTTGGTTTGCTCCATTGCATTTGCTGCAGCAGCAATTCTGAAGGCCCGGTCATTGAAGAAAGCTAGTGAAGCGCGTGTATGGAAACTCACTGCATTCCAGCGCCTGGACTTCACCAGTGATGACGTGCTAGATTGCTTGAAAGAGGAGAACATTATTGGCAAAGGTGGTGCTGGGATTGTGTATAAGGGGGCAATGCCAAATGGTGAACTTGTGGCTGTGAAGAGGCTCCCTGCTATGGTCCGTGGCTCATCACATGATCATGGGTTCTCGGCAGAGATACAAACACTTGGTAGAATCCGGCACCGTCATATTGTGCGCCTGCTAGGCTTCTGCTCAAACAATGAGACTAACCTGCTGGTTTATGAGTATATGCCCAATGGTAGCCTTGGGGAGATGCTCCATGGCAAGAAGGGAGGGCACCTGCACTGGGACACCCGATACAATATTGCTATTGAGGCAGCCAAGGGGCTCTGCTACTTGCACCATGATTGTTCACCGTTGATACTTCACCGTGACGTCAAGTCGAATAATATTCTTCTTGACTCCAACTTTGAAGCTCATGTGGCCGACTTTGGGCTAGCAAAGTTCTTGCAGGATTCTGGGGCATCTGAATGCATGTCCGCGATTGCTGGCTCATACGGCTACATTGCGCCAG AATATGCATACACACTCAAGGTTGACGAGAAGAGCGATGTCTATAGCTTTGGCGTTGTGCTTCTTGAGCTGGTCACTGGAAGGAAGCCTGTAGGTGAGTTTGGCGATGGTGTCGACATTGTCCAATGGGCGAAGATGATGACAGACTCAAGCAAAGAACAAGTGATGAAGATCCTGGACCCAAGGCTCTCAACTGTTCCACTGCATGAGGTCATGCATGTCTTCTACGTTGCATTACTTTGCACGGAGGAGCAGAGCGTGCAGCGCCCAACGATGAGGGAAGTTGTGCAGATCCTGAGTGAGCTTCCAAAGCCATCTACTAAGCAAGGAGAGGAGGTACCAAATGCATCTGATGGCCCTGCGTCCAGTCCTCTACATCCAGCTCCACCTGGTTCCAATGAAGCACCAACAGGCGAAGCGAGAGATCATCAACAGCAGCAAACAAGCACTCCATCATCACCGCCTCCAGATCTCATAAGCATCTGA
- the LOC112876042 gene encoding malate dehydrogenase, glyoxysomal-like, whose translation MQPDANAPSRRLARVAAHLNPQMEEGAPALRPAACRAKGGAPGFKVAILGAAGGIGQPLSMLMKMNPLVSVLHLYDVVNTPGVTADISHMDTGAVVRGFLGAQQLDAALTGMDLVIIPAGLPRKPGMTRDDLFNKNAGIVRTLCEGVARFCPDAIVNLISNPVNSTVPIAAEVFKKSGTYNPKRLLGVTTLDVVRANTFVAEVLGVNPRDVSVPVVGGHAGVTILPLLSQVTPPSSFTQEEIKYLTNRIQNGGTEVVEAKAGAGSATLSMAFAAAKFGDACLRAMRGDAGIVECAYVASEVTELPFFATKVRLGRAGAEEILPLGPLNEFERVGLEAAKKELSESIQKGIAFVNK comes from the exons ATGCAACCCGACGCCAACGCCCCCTCGCGCCGCCTCGCCCGCGTCGCCGCGCACCTCAACCCGCAG ATGGAGGAGGGCGCGCCGGCACTGAGGCCCGCGGCGTGCCGCGCCAAGGGCGGCGCGCCGGGGTTCAAGGTCGCGATCctgggcgcggcgggcgggatCGGCCAGCCGCTGTCGATGCTCATGAAGATGAACCCGCTCGTGTCCGTGCTGCACCTCTACGATGTCGTCAACACGCCCGGGGTCACCGCCGATATCAGCCACATGGACACCGGCGCCGTG gttcggggcttcctTGGGGCACAACAGCTTGATGCAGCACTTACAGGAATGGACCTTGTTATCATACCCGCTGGCCTCCCTAGGAAACCAGGAATGACAAGGGATGATTTATTCAACAAGAATGCTGGGATTGTTCGCACACTTTGTGAAGGAGTTGCCAGATTCTGTCCTGATGCGATTGTGAATTTGATCAGCAACCCAGTGAACTCAACTGTACCCATTGCTGCTGAGGTTTTCAAGAAATCTGGAACATATAATCCCAAGCGTCTCCTTGGAGTCACAACACTTGATGTTGTGAGGGCTAACACCTTTGTG GCTGAAGTGCTTGGGGTTAATCCAAGAGATGTCAGTGTTCCTGTTGTTGGCGGGCATGCAGGGGTAACCATATTACCCCTCCTCTCCCAG GTCACTCCTCCAAGCTCATTCACTCAGGAAGAAATCAAATATTTGACGAACCGCATACAGAATGGTGGCACAGAAGTTGTGGAG GCAAAGGCTGGAGCGGGCTCTGCAACTCTGTCAATG GCTTTTGCTGCTGCCAAATTTGGTGATGCATGCTTGCGAGCAATGCGCGGTGATGCTGGCATCGTGGAATGCGCATATGTTGCGTCTGAG GTGACCGAGCTACCGTTCTTTGCGACAAAAGTGAGGCTGGGCCGTGCTGGAGCTGAGGAGATCCTCCCTCTTGGACCTCTCAACGAATTTGAAAG AGTTGGTCTGGAAGCGGCAAAGAAGGAACTGAGCGAGAGCATTCAGAAGGGCATCGCTTTCGTGAACAAGTGA
- the LOC112875338 gene encoding tubulin alpha-3 chain yields MRECISVHIGQAGIQVGNACWELYCLEHGIQPDGHMPGDKTVGHYDDAFTTFFSQTGAGKYVPRAIFVDLEPTVIDEVRTGMYRQLFHPEQLISGKEDAANNFARGHYTIGKEIVDLCLDRIRKLADNCTGLQGFLVFNAVGGGTGSGLGSLLLERLSVDYGKKSKLGFTVYPSPQVSTSVVEPYNSVLSTHSLLEHTDVSILLDNEAIYDICRRSLDIERPNYSNLNRLVSQVISSLTASLRFDGALNVDVNEFQTNLVPYPRIHFMLSSYAPVISAEKAYHEQLSVAEITNSAFEPANMMVKCDPRHGKYMACCLMYRGDVVPKDVNAAVATIKTKRTIQFVDWCPTGFKCGINYQAPTVVPGGDLAKVQRAVCMISNSTSVAEVFSRIDHKFDLMYAKRAFVHWYVGEGMEEGEFSEAREDLAALEKDYEEVGAEGGGDEDEDEEY; encoded by the exons atgagggAGTGCATCTCGGTCCACATCGGGCAGGCCGGCATCCAGGTCGGCAACGCGTGCTGGGAGCTTTACTGCCTCGAGCACGGCATCCAG CCTGATGGCCATATGCCCGGAGATAAGACTGTGGGACACTACGATGACGCCTTCACCACTTTCTTCAGCCAGACCGGCGCAGGGAAGTACGTGCCTCGTGCAATCTTCGTTGATCTTGAACCCACTGTGATCGATGAGGTGCGCACTGGCATGTACCGTCAGCTCTTCCACCCTGAGCAGCTCATCAGTGGCAAGGAGGATGCTGCCAACAACTTTGCCCGTGGCCACTACACGA TTGGCAAGGAGATTGTTGACCTGTGCCTTGACCGCATCCGCAAGCTTGCTGACAACTGCACTGGCCTTCAGGGCTTCCTGGTCTTCAATGCTGTTGGTGGTGGCACTGGTTCTGGCCTTGGTTCACTCCTCCTCGAGCGCCTGTCTGTGGACTATGGCAAGAAATCCAAACTGGGCTTCACTGTATACCCATCTCCCCAGGTGTCAACCTCTGTTGTTGAGCCCTACAACAGCGTGCTCTCCACCCACTCACTCTTGGAGCACACTGATGTCTCCATCCTGCTCGACAACGAGGCCATCTATGACATCTGCAGGCGCTCACTGGACATTGAGAGGCCCAACTACTCCAACCTGAATCGCCTAGTGTCTCAG GTGATATCATCGCTGACTGCTTCCCTGAGGTTTGATGGTGCCCTCAATGTGGATGTGAACGAGTTCCAGACCAACCTGGTTCCTTACCCGAGGATCCACTTCATGCTGTCGTCGTATGCGCCGGTAATCTCGGCAGAGAAGGCCTACCACGAGCAGCTGTCGGTGGCGGAGATCACCAACAGCGCGTTCGAGCCGGCGAACATGATGGTCAAGTGCGACCCCCGGCACGGCAAGTACATGGCGTGCTGCCTTATGTACCGTGGTGACGTGGTGCCCAAAGACGTGAACGCAGCGGTGGCCACCATCAAGACGAAGCGCACGATCCAGTTCGTGGACTGGTGCCCGACGGGGTTCAAGTGCGGCATCAACTACCAGGCTCCGACGGTGGTGCCGGGCGGCGACCTCGCCAAGGTGCAGCGCGCCGTGTGCATGATCTCCAACTCCACCAGCGTCGCCGAGGTGTTCTCCCGCATCGACCACAAGTTCGACCTCATGTACGCCAAGCGCGCCTTCGTGCACTGGTACGTCGGCGAGGGCATGGAGGAGGGTGAGTTCTCTGAGGCCCGTGAGGACCTGGCCGCCCTAGAGAAGGACTACGAGGAGGTGGGCGCCGAGGGCGGGGGTGACGAGGAtgaggacgaggagtactga